A region of the Ranitomeya imitator isolate aRanImi1 chromosome 5, aRanImi1.pri, whole genome shotgun sequence genome:
CTAGGGTCCCCACTAAATAGCGCCACTGAAGGTGAACTGTAGCAGGGAGCAATGGCTCCTATACTATATGGTGATATAATAAAACACATAAAGACTTGCTTTGTTTTCTTTGGCCGACTCTATGGTTTATGACACTTCACAGAGCCCGAGTTACTaggtaaaaagtaaataaatacaaAGATACTGCTTGGTTAGACAACCCATCCTGGaagaaggggaggggggaaaagggggggggggagaaaagggGAGGAGGGGAGAGGGTGGCAAAAGAGGgtagaaaaagggggggggggagatgacagAGGTGGGGAAACTCCATAAGAGCGAATTCCTACAGAAAGCACCCGAAGTTGATCTGGTCATTCAGGCCTCTGAGGTGACAGGTGTCCAGCGTGAAAATCCAGCTGGCCTCCCTCTGCAGCAACAATCTATCCCAGTCACCACCTCTATTGGGCATATCAATTTTGTCAATCCCCATGAAACGTATAACTCTGATGTCTCCCCCATGTATACCATTGACATGTTTCGCGATTGGGGTATCTCTTTGGTGTCGTATATCGCCAAGGTGTTCCCCCACCCTTCTCCTAAATTCCCTTATTGTTTTGCCAACATAGGTGATACCACATTGACAGATGGCTCCATAGATCACTCCTGTACTTTTACAATTTACAAACTTCTTCAACTTGAAGGTCTCCTGTGTGTTATCGTTAAAAAATTCCTTCCTGGTATAAATTGACTCACATGCCACGCATCCACCACACCTAAAGCACTCTGCCGGTCTCTGTGGGAGCCAAGTTGTTGCCCTAGGTGCAGAAAAGTGGCTATGTACCAGTTTATCACCCAGTGTCTTAGCTCTACGATAGGTGATGACCGGTTCCTTTCCCAGGGTGTCTCTCAAATCCTCATCCATCTTTAGCACATTCCAGTGTTTACGTATGATGCTTTTGACAGATGATGCTCCATTGTCATATGTACAGATTAATCTTGTTACTGTGGGGGTTTGGCCTTCCTCCTTACGTGGTATTAGAAGATTCTCCCTCTTTTGGTTATTAGCATAACGGAATGCTTCTCGTAAAATCCGATCCGGGTACCCTCTGGCCAGAAATCTCAGCCCAAGGTCATCGGCCATGACTTTTGAAGTCCCTTTGGTTAGAACAATTCCGTCTTAGTCTGAGATACTGGCCTTTCGGGATCCCTTTCTTTAGAGAGTAGGGATGATTACTATCCCATCTCAACAGGGAGTTGGTTGCAGTGGGCTTTCTGTATATGGTACTCTCTAAGCGATCCCCATCCCTTGATTTAGTAATTAATATATCAAGAAAAGGCAGTTGAAATTCTTGAACGTCAAAGGTAAAATTAAGACCGACCTGGTTGTTGTTCAGAGACATCATGAACTGGCCAATCTCCTCCCTTGTCCCCTTCCATAttacaaaaatatcatcaatatacctgacCCATAACTCAATATGGGCCAGGTAATTGGTGTGAAATTCTGAGAAGGcaatactgtcctcccaccagcccaggaacaagtttgcgtaAGTGGGCGCACATGGAttccccatggcggtgcccctgagctggtggaggatcttGCCATCAAATGTGAAGTAATTGTTGGTAAGTACAAACTCAAGAAGAGTCATGATGAACTCGTTATGGGCATTAAATTGACAGCCCCTAGCACCGATAAAGTGTCGTACCCCCCGAATCCCACACTCATGTGGGATCGAGGAGTACAGGGCCTCAACATCAATGCTGGCAAGTAGGGTACCCGGTTCAAGGGAAATACCCTCCAATTTACGCCGTAGGTCCATCGTGTCCCTGATGTAGGACGGGAGTGACAATACGAACGGTCTTAGGACATCGTCCAAGTAAATGCCAATGTTTTGTCCGATACTCCCTATGCCCGACACTATAGGCCTACCTCTCAGAGGGTCCAGACCTTTATGGACCTTAGGTAGGGCATAAAATGTGGCCATAATTGGGTGACGAGGTAACAAAAAGGATAGCTCATCCTCACTAATGAGCTTGTCGGCCTTAGCCTTTCCAAGAATTGCCCCAAGAGTTTTGAGACAATTATTGGTGGGATTTGAGGCTACCCGTGTGTATGTCGTATGATCATTCAATATTGACAAGCACATGTCCCTGTATCTGTCTACATCCATCATAACCACGTTCCCCCCTTGTCAGAGGGTTTAAACACCAGGGAAGTGTCCATTTCCAGATTTCTGAGTGCTGTCATCTGTTCTCTGGTGAGATTGTGTCTCGATTGATTTTTAGCATGTTCTTTTATATCCTCAATGTATCGTGCGTCCTCAGTTTTGGACCTCTGTTTACTTCCTCTATGGGGGCACTGCACTCCGGTAAGATGGTGGACGGAAGTGACGCGCCTAAGATGGCGGCGGAACTTCCGGTATCGTGCGTCCTCAGTGTTGCAACGCAATGGCGGGCGAAATGATCGGGAGTGGGTATGTAGCTATTTTTTCTTAACAATTAGGGGGCGATTCACTTCAGCTGTATAATGAGGACCCTTATAAGGAGCGCTCTCTTGGTCGGTGGGGCAGGACTTATCTAAGTTACAGACACAGACAGTATTCTTTGTACTTGTGGGatctcccagccactgcgggacccatttgAATATGGACTGATACGGACCTGTATGGACTTTTTCTGAGTTGTCCTGTTTAGGACTATCAAGAGGACCCATTGGCACCTTTTGAACTatacaactcccctgatgatgctcccccatcggagttgaaacgcgtagggagaagatatACATTTAGGGCTACATTTTTTGGGTTGGTGGATCCCCATAGCAGGGCAcacttggggactgtccttgttaggacaggagctcttttaagggtttacagggaagacagtggtatTGTAtccttccctacccttggcccttagcACTTGGAACTACTACCCTTGTGAACTTTGAGGGATCCTCCCATGTGTCCGTctaaattggtaagactgatccaatttttatctcgagcactggttcacttgagcacgtttGTATTGTTCTTGTATGTGTTATTGTTTGGATTCGAGTTTTTACCCatgtttattaaaggttatgttttaacttagtggatatcctccatagctatttgtaccagttctgggcaccacattttgaaaaagacattgaaaaactggagcaagttcagagaagagctactagAATGGTGatcggactgcaaactatgtcctatgaaGAACGGTTGAAGCATCTGggtatgtttagcttgcaaaaaaatcaggctaagaggagacataatagctgtctacaaatatctgaagggttgtcacagcgtagagggatcatcattcttATTTCACATGGAAacctgagaagcaatggaatgaaactgaaagggagaagatacagattagatattaaaaaaaagaCTTTTTGAGAGttggggtgatcaatgagtggaacagactgccacgagaggtggtgagttctccttcaatggaagtcttcacacagaggctggacaaacatctatttgagatggtttagtgcagtgtttctcaactccagtcctcaagaccccacaagttGTAGAATGACAAAACTTTGCAACACATTTAGCCCGATGTTACGTGTATCAATTATTGTCATAGATTTGTATCCATACAGCCTTCCTTGTGTTAGTGATGTGAAGCTGCTTTTTAGTATGACAACGTTCTGGATTATGTTGTGTCCTGGGgcacagaaatgtttggccacaggtacaaGGGTTTTTTGCCTGTAATTGTGTGGTGATGAAACTTCATCCTTGCTTTCAGTTTTTGTCCTGGTTAAAGTGTCATATCAACAAGATTAGTTTGTTTCTCTTACTGAAGGCAATCTGTCTTTCAGCTGGTGAAAactgttaaaaaaatgtttttagattAATAATAATGTTATCAATTTCAATAATTTGTGATAAAATGTTTTTATCCTAACAGAATTCGTTGGCGAGAGCCCTGAGAGAATCTTCATGTCATCGGTAATTTATAAATCAGAAGATGATGATGTCATGCAGCACTCTACTGGAGAAAACTACATTGTAGATAATGTACATCCAAATCATCACAGTTCAGATTTACTATACAAACCTTCTAAACATGAAAAACCTTCTTTGGACCAACTACAGGTTTTTCCCCCAAGTAAAGATCGGAAAGAGGGTAAAAGGTTTCAATGTGGTGAATGCGGAAAGCACTTTACAAAAAGCTCTGGCCTTGTTATACataaaagaattcacacaggagagaagccatactcctgctcagaatgtgggaaatgctttacccgCAAATCAGGTCTTTATCAACATGGGAGAAGTCATGCAGGAGAAAAGCgattttcatgttcagattgtggcaaatgttttacagataaatcacatcttaatagacatgagagaattcacacaggggagaagccgtattcatgttcacaatgtggaaagtgttttacaaataaatcagatcttgttaaacatcagagaattcacacaggagaaaaaccatattcatgctcagaatgtggaaaatgttttacaaataaatcacatcttattacacatgagagaagtcacacaggagagaagccgtattcatgctcagaatgtggaaaatgttttacaaataaatctaatcttgttacacatgagagaagtcacacaggagaaagGCCGTATTCATGCccggaatgtgggaaatctttcacAAGTAAATccgatcttgttacacatcagagaagtcacacaggagagaagccttatttatgttcagaatgtgggaaatgttttatcactAAAGCCAAACTTAGggatcaccagagaattcacacaggagagaaaccatttacATGTtccgaatgtggaaaatgttttatatataagtcagatcttgttacacatgagagaagtcacacaggggagaggccgtATTCCTGTTCTGAATGTAGCaaatgttttacaaataaatcacatcttgtcacacatgagagaattcacacaggaaaaAAGCCGTAttcatgtgcagaatgtgggaaatcttttacaaTTAAATCaggtcttgttagacatcagaa
Encoded here:
- the LOC138638937 gene encoding zinc finger protein 436-like, whose product is MMAEHRSPLSSDGYRRRIHPERCAAPLYTQDSPEDNVPENHQGEDLINIKVEVIDEEEETDFMAEQQYVLSVRNPPERCPSPPYSQDCPEIHQGGDLTIIKVEDEEMEMMDDQPFMSDVKEESPGDETTEFVGESPERIFMSSVIYKSEDDDVMQHSTGENYIVDNVHPNHHSSDLLYKPSKHEKPSLDQLQVFPPSKDRKEGKRFQCGECGKHFTKSSGLVIHKRIHTGEKPYSCSECGKCFTRKSGLYQHGRSHAGEKRFSCSDCGKCFTDKSHLNRHERIHTGEKPYSCSQCGKCFTNKSDLVKHQRIHTGEKPYSCSECGKCFTNKSHLITHERSHTGEKPYSCSECGKCFTNKSNLVTHERSHTGERPYSCPECGKSFTSKSDLVTHQRSHTGEKPYLCSECGKCFITKAKLRDHQRIHTGEKPFTCSECGKCFIYKSDLVTHERSHTGERPYSCSECSKCFTNKSHLVTHERIHTGKKPYSCAECGKSFTIKSGLVRHQKIHKQEK